CAACACCGGAGGCCTATCGCGAGGCTGTACGCGACGTGCAGCTCTTCCTCGACGGAAAAGAAAGCGAGTTAGAAGGACGTCTGCGAGAGCGCATGGCCGAAGCCGCTGCCGCAGAACAGTATGAGCTTGCCGCACGGATGCGTGACCAGCTCATCACCGTGCAGCAATTGCAGGAGAAACAGCGCATTGCCAGTACGGAAAACGAGGACGCGGACGTCTTCGGCTTCCACTTCGAGAAAGAGATGCTGGCGGTCAACCTCTTCCATATGCGGTCGGGCAAGATCGTGGATAAGCGCGACTTCTTCTGGGAAGACCTGCCTGACTTCAGTTTTCTGGCGGAAGACCCGGAGGAGAGTGACGAGACGGAGGACATGGAAGCGCTCGGCCCCGGAGGCGCTCCAGAAGCAGCTGTGGAGGCAACGATCGAACGGCCCGCGTTCTCTCCGTCAGCCTTCTTCTCTGCCCTATTGAAGCAGGTGTATCTCGATCAACCGTATGTTCCCAAGCATATCTACGTCCCGGTCGATTTCCCTGACCGCACGGCGCTGGCCTCCCTGCTCTCAGAGCGGACTGGGCACAAGATTGAGCTGGCCGCACCGCAACGCGGAGACAAGCGTTCATTGGTCGATCTGGTATGCCAGAACGCCAAGCAGGCTTATGATCAACGGTTCCGCACGCTGCAGCCGACCAACAAGGCCATTGCGGAAGCATTGCAGGATGCACTGAGCCTGGAGGAACCACCGCGGCGTATCGAGTGCTTCGACATCTCCCACATCCAGGGAGCGGAGACGGTTGCCAGCATGGTGGTGTGGGAAGACGGCGCGATGAAGAAGTCGGACTACCGCAAGTTCAAGGTTAAGACCGTGAGCGGTGTCGACGACTTCGCCTCCATGCGCGAGATTGTGCATCGCCGGTACTCACGCCTGCTGGAAGAGAAGAAAGACCTTCCATCGCTAATCCTGATCGACGGCGGCCTGGGACAGCTTCACGCAGCCTATGCCGCACTGGAACAGCTCGGGCTAACGCTGCAGCCGCTGGCCTCCATCGCGAAGCGCGAAGAGATTGTCTATGTCTATGGTCAGGAGGATGAGCCAGTGGTGCTGGACCGGCGTTCTCCAGTTCTGCATCTGATCCAGAAGATCCGCGATGAATCGCACCGGTTTGCGATTACCTACCACCGCAAACGCCGCGAGATGCGTGACCGCGATTCGGAGCTGCTGGCAATCCCGGGTGTTGGTCCACGGACACGCCAGCGGCTGCTGGAGCACTTTGGATCGCTGCGCGGCATCAAGCAGGCCGGCCCGGATGCCTTGTCGGCCGTCGTGAGTCCAGCGACTGCGGAGAAGATCCGGAATTACTTCCAAGCGGAGAACGAAGCAGCTGTCGATACGGCGCTGCGGGTCATTCAGTAAAACTGCCTCTCTGGGCCACGTACCTGAGCCGCCCAAAATCGATATTCTTAGAGTGTGAGTACTGCTGCTGAGCTTCATGCCGAATCGATCTCCTTTCAGGATCACTCCGAGAACTCCGGCCCCTTCGATATCGTGGGCGATGTTCACGGATGTATCGATGAGCTGAGGGAGTTATTGGGAACGCTTGGATACCAGGTGGGCGATGATCTCTCCATCACATCCCCGGACAAGCGCAGGCTGATCTTTGTCGGCGACCTCGCGGATCGCGGCCCGGGAATCCCGGAGGTCTTTCGTCTGGTATCCACGGCGATGGCACAGGGCAAGGCCTTCTCTGTCGCCGGAAACCACGATGTGCGGCTCGCGACAGCTCTGTGCGGCAAGACGCTGCCTTTGACCTTCGGGCTGGCCGATTCGCTGGAACAATTCGGCCGGCAGTCGCCGGAGTTCACAAAGCAGATGGCGATCTTCATCAAGCGGCTGCCGGGGCATCTGATCTTCGACCATGCCAGGCTTCTGGTCGCTCACGCCGGCCTGAAGGAATCCATGCATCGCGCCGCCACCATCCAGGCGCGGGAGCTGGCAATTCATGGAGAGAAGACCGGAGTCCGCGATCAGTGGGGCGAAATCCGTTATCCGTGGGCGGCAGAGTACAAAGGGGACCCGCTAATCGTCTTCGGGCATACTCCAGTGGAGAGCCCTGTGATCCTGAACAACACCATCAACATCGACACCGGGTGTGTCTTCGGCGGCAGATTAACGGCGCTGCGTTATCCGGAGTGTGAGTTTGTCTCGGTTCCGGCGAAGCGTAAGTACTACGAACCGACGCGACCATTTCTTCCGGACGATCCCCGGCTGCTGGTTGGGTAAAGACTGGTGGGAGCAGCGGGCTTCAGCCCGCTGATAAAGTGTGAAAAGAAGATGGGCTTCAGCCCTGGGCTCTCTTCCTTGATTGAGGAAAAGCCCCAGGGCTGAAGCCCTTTTCGTGTGTTGAGCCGATAGACCGTGGGCTAAAAGCCCACGTCTATACCCAGCCAGTGAAGCTGGCCGGGGACCCCGATGCTTCCACCGGATTCGAGCGAAGCTCGAATGTCCCACTCACGCTACGCGTGAATGGGGCACCCAGTGAGTTGGCACATCGACTTGCACGCCAACATTCAACTTGCAGCTCAACGAGCCGAAACCTTCTTCGCCTCTTCCGCCAGCATGCCTCCTGCAACCTCGTGAGCCCGTGTCGACGGATGCCCTTCGTGATAGAAGAAGTACTTCTCCGGGCTCGCGCACGGTGTGGGGTCTTCGTTACGGAGCACGCGGCCGGCGCAGCGGTCCGTCGTATTCGTAATGCCGTACTTCGCGGGGTTTGTAATCACCTCATCAAGAAATGCGCCCCAGTTGCTGGTGGCAATCTCGATGTCGGCATGGCGACGCTTCATCTCATCCGGGATACCGCGCAGTGCCGGGTTGACGCGGATACCCTGCTGCGCGAACTGCGGAATCTTCTCCGGAAGAATCGCCACCGTGAAGCGTCGTGCGCCCAGACCATAGAGCGTCTCGATCTCATCCTCAATGTCCTGTGCGCTGGTATCGATGGGCAAGGTCCTATCATTCAAACCGCCTGCGAAGAAGAACATCGTCCGCTTCGGATCGAAGGTGACGAGACCAGCTTGCATCAATTCGCGGAACTGCCCCACCTGGAGTTGCATGCCGTAGCCGATGATCTCGCCGTGCTTATCGATACGGCCGAGTCCGCCATCGGTACGGGCGCCACTGACGGCAAAGTTCACGCTTGCCCCGGCCCACGACTTGAGCGGTATCACCAGGTCGATACCGAGATCTTTGGCCATGTACCAGACCGCCGTGGGGCCGTTGCCGTCAACATATCCGGCTCCGGTATCGGAGTAGCTGTCACCGAAGACAAAGAGCTGGTCATACGGGCGAGACGCCTTTTGCGCCTGAAGCGCAACGGGGCCAAGACAGAGCAGGAGAGCAAGCTTCCGGAGTGCATGCATGCGGCCATGCTACGACAGCAGCGTGTCAGTAGAACATTTTCCCTGTAGGTGTAGTGTAGGGCTTCCACATCTATGGGCGTTTTCCGCAATGAAAACGCCACTGCGCCCCTCTTCCGGCATACCCAGTAACAGGGAAAATGCTCTAGTCCTGGTTGTCCGCGTCGCTGAGATTTTTGAAGGTATTGCAGGCGCCTATAGCGCCATCCTGCAGGCCGCGCTCTAACCACTGCTGCCGCTGCGCGGAAGAACCGTGCGTGAACCGCTCAGGGCTGACGGCCCGGCCGGCCATCTTCTGGAGATGATCGTCGCCTACCGCTGCCGCGGCCTTCATGCCGTCCGCAATATCACTCGTATGAACGTGGCCGCGCTGTTCGGCGGAGTGCGCCCACACGCCGGCGAAGCAGTCCGCCTGTAGCTCCAGCGCGACGGAAAGTTGGCTCCGCTGCTCCGGACGCGCATACATCAGGCGCTGCACATTGCTCTCAATTCCCAGCAACCGCTGTATATGGTGGCCGATCTCGTGCGTGACAACGTAAGCCTCCGCGAACTCGCCGGTGCCACCGCCGAAGCGCTGGAGCTCATCCCAGAAGCTGAGATCGATATAGACCTTCTGATCGACCGGGCAGTAAAAGGGGCCGGTGGCTGCCTGCGCCGTGCCGCAGCCGGAGTAGGTGGTATCGCGGAAGAGGACAAGCTTCGCATGCCGGTAGGTCTTGCCGTTCTGCTGGAAAATCTGCTCCCAGGTCTTCTGCGCATCGTCCAGGGTCCAACTGATGAGCTGCACACTGTGCTTCTCCGCCTGAGTCTCCTCGATCGGCCCTGCGGAACGCCTCTCGGAGGGCTGCGAGGGAGCATGACCGCCGCCGAAGAAACCACCAAGGAAGTTACGGCCTGTGACCAGGCTGAGGATCAGCAGCAGGACAAAGCCGCCAATGCCGAGACCTCCCCCCATGCCTCCGAAACCGAAGCCGCCTCCGCCGCCGCCCGAGTCATCGCCTCGCCGGTCTTCGATATCGTCACTGGTGCCGCCAGGTGTCCAGTCCATGATCGTCCCCTATTCCGTAATCTTAGATGCTGAGGGTGTGTCGCAAGGAACCGCAACACGATTCCTTGCGTATCCTTAGGCGCATGGCAGCATCCGTGATCGTCCGCCCCGCTGACCCTACACTCTTGCAGGCCATAAGGCTTGCAACGATCTTCGCCCTCATCAAGCTGGCCATCCACGTCGGCACTAACCTGCTGGAGCCAGCGATAGGCTACGGCTACTTCCGCGACGAGTTTTATTACCTGATCTGCGGCCGGCATCTCGCGTGGGGATATGTGGACCATGGGCCCGTAGTCGCGGTACAGGCGCGGCTGGCGGAGTTGCTCTTCGGGCATTCCCTGGCGGGCATCCGCATGTTCTCAGCCCTGGCGGGAGCGGCTCGTGTTTTTCTGACGGGCCTGCTGGCCTGGGCGCTTGGCGGACGCCGGCCGGCGCAGGGCCTGGCGATGCTGTGCGTGTTGTGTGCGCCACAGTACCTGGGCCTCGACAGCTTTCTCTCGATGAATTCTTTCGAGTCGATGTTCTGGATGACCTGCCTGCTGGCGCTGATCCTGCTGCAGCGGAATCTCTGGCCACCGCAACGGGCGTGGATCGTCCTCGGCGTCTCGGCAGGGCTGGGGCTCCTGAACAAACCCTCGATGATGTTCTTCCTGATCGCTGTCGGGCTGGCACTGCTGTGCACACCGCAGCGGAAGCTGCTGTTCACGCGTCATGCGGCGATGGGCATTGCCCTGCTGCTTCTGATCGCGAGCCCGAACGTCATCTGGCAGGCAGTTCATCACTGGCCAACATTGGAGTTTCTGGAGAATGGACGCAAGGGTGGCAAGAATATCTCACTCGGCTTTCTGGCCTTCTTCCTGGCGCAGTTCAAAAACGTGAATCCAGTGGCTGCTTTCGTATGGATTCCCGGAGTCGTTTTTCTACTGCGCCGCGCACAGTGGCGCTGGCTGGGGCTGACCTGGGTCTTTACCTACGCCATGATGTTTGTCCTGCATGCGAAGGACTACTACCTGGTGCCGGTCTATCCCATCGCCTTTGCCGCCGGTGGTCTGGCATGGGAGGCACGCTTTGCGACACGCAAGGCAGTCCACTGGGACTATCCCATCGCCTTCCCCATACTGTCAGGCTTGATTGCGCTGATCGCCATCATCTCGTTGCCGATGGCGATCCCGGTGCTTCCGGTGGAATCATGGCTGCGCTATATGAAGGCGACGCATCTCTACGACAGTTCCACCAATACTGAGACGGACAGTTCCGGAATGCTGCCGCAGTTTTATGCAGACCGTTTTGGATGGGACGAGCTCTCCGCGAAGATACGAGCTGCCTATCAGTCATTGCCTCCGGAAGACCAACGGAAGGCTGTGGTAACTGCTGGCAACTACGGCGAGGCGAGTTCCCTGCTCTTTCTCAATAAACCAGGTGAGATTCCTCCTGTAGTCAGCGGCCACAACACCCATTTCCTGTGGGGGCCACAGGGCGCTACCGGAGAGGTAGTCTTTTCCATCAATGCAGCAAAGCTTCCGGCCATGCTGGAGTACTACCAAAGCTGCACCGTGGTCGGACATCTGGATCATCCGTACGCGATGCCATTTGAGAACCGGCGAAACATCTACCTCTGCCGGAACAGGAAGAAAAACCTGACGGAGGATTGGGCAAGCTTCAAGCTCTACTACTAAAACAGTTAAAAAGTTGAAAGTTAAAAGTTGAAGAGGTATGGCAGTGGTTAGATGAAATGCTTGCCTGCCTTATAACAAGAGCTGGCTGGCGCTTGCCAATCGTTGGTGGAACTCTGTAGCGTCCTTGCTGTCCCCATGTCTTACATCTTTGCGCTTGCCGCGTTTGCGGGAATCCATTTTCTCGGTATGGCCTCGCCCGGGGCTTCATTTGTGAATACACTGCGGGCCTCGACGCAGTACTCGCGCGGAGTCGCTCTGTTTCATGCTCTGGGGTTGGCCGGCGCTGCCTTCGTCTGGGCGCTCGCGGCCGTGCTGGGTTTGCAGAGTGTTTTGACGACCGTGCCCGGACTCTTTCGCGGGCTGCAACTCTTTGGCGGCGTCTACCTCATGTGGCTGGCGGTGAATGCGTGGCGTCATGCCAACGTTCCCGCACACCAACGTGCCTCGCTCGAGCTGGGTTCAACCACCACCGGATTTGCTCTGTTCCGGAGAGGTCTGCTGACCAACCTGGGAAATCCGAAGGTGATGATCTTCTTTGCCAGCGTCTTTGCCGCTGTGTTGCATCCCGAATGGCCGATGTGGATACGGTTTGCGGCAGCACTACTGGTCTTTGTCGATGAGTTCACCTACTACACGAGCCTGACACTGCTGCTCTCCACACGTCGTGCGCAGCAGGCCTACCGGCATGCCAAGCCCGTCATCGACCGCGTCGCGGGAACGGCCCTGCTGCTCTTCGCGATGCGGCTCTTCTATCGAGCGCTCGAAAGCTGATTCCGTACACTGGAACACATGCATTATGCTGCCGCACTGCTTGCACTGGCCGGCGTTCATCTGCTCGCCGTCGCCTCGCCCGGACCCGCCTTTGTCGCCACCATGCGCGTCTCCATGCAACACCGCCGGCCGGTGGCCGCTGCACATGGCTTTGGATTAGGCTTTGCCGCGTTTCTATGGGGCGCGGCTGCTGTCTTCGGCGTGCAGATCATTCTGGCCAAAGCGGAGTGGCTCTACCGCATCATGCAGTTCGCCGGCGGAATATATCTCTGCTACATCGGCGTACAGTCGTGGCGTCACGCAAAGTCGAAAACATCGAATGGCGCCATCTCGGCTGCCCCCGATATGTCAGCCGGTACTGCCTTTCTACGCGGGCTTACGTTGAACCTTGCCAACCCGAAGGTCATTGTCTTCTTTGCCAGTATCTTCACGGCGGTGCTGCAGCCTTCGTGGCCACTGTGGCTGCGCGGCATCGTGCTGGCGATCGTCTTTGTAGACGAAGCCGGATACTACATCGGGTTGTCGCTGCTGCTCTCCACCCAGAAGGCACAGGCAGCATACCGGCGCGCCAAGACCGGCATTGAACGCACTGCCGGTACGGCGATGTTTATGTTCGGCGGGAAGCTGATCTACTCGGCAACGAGCAAAGGTTGAAAGTTGCAAGTTGAAGGTTGAAGACGTACGGCATGGGTAGGTGAAGCAATTGCCTACCCATTGCCTTTGTGCCGAAAAGCAAGTGTGTTCAACCTGCGAACGGAGTCAGCACTTCGACCGCTCCGCCGACATGGCGGCGGAAGCTGTGCAGCTCTTTTGCGTTCTGGTCGAGGAGGCGAACGATAATGGCGTCGTCCTTCGCTTCAAAGTCCGTAAAGCCGAGAACCTTGCTGCCCCACGGACCGCGCTTCTTTGGATCGGTCGTCCAATCAACGAGCTCAGCTCCACCGCCTCCCGAGATGACAAACGATGTTGGATGTCCGGCAAACTCCAGGTGTTGCAGGTCGTGGTCGTGGCCGGTGAGGTAAAAATCGACTTTGGCGTCGCGTAGCAGGTCGTCCCAGCGCTTGATCAGCAGATGGTTGTCCTTATGGATACCATTGCTGAAAAGTGGATGATGCGCGACGACGGCGACGAAGGGTGTGGTGCGCGGTTTGGCGAGCTCCTGTTTGAACCATGCCTCCTGCTCGTCCCGGTGCTCGCGTTTCATCGTGAAAGACCATGGCCATGGATCGCTCTTCGTTCCCGGCAGGTTTGAGTCCAGGCAGATGAAGGTCACGATCGGCTTCTCCTGGGGCCAGGTAAAGGTGTACCAGCGCGACGGCATGTACCATCGGGTTCCCTCGTGGCGCGAGGCGTAGCGGAGCTCCATCTCAACCTTGTTGCCGATCTTGTACTCGTAGTCGTGGTTGCCCAGCACAGCGTAGGCAGGCCCTGGAAAATGCGACTTGGGATACATCTGCTCGAACTGGCTCTGCCAGCGGGGCGAATCGTCACTGAGCGTACCGTACCAGTTATCGCCCAGCATAAACAGGCTCTCCGGGTGAATCTGACGGACGTCGACGTAGCTCTTCATCCCGTTGGCCGTGGCCACCTGCTGTTCGAGATACTTATCAGTACCCCAATCGCCGAGCATCAGCATGTGGGCGGCATTGCGATCCGGAGCGGGTGACGGAAGCTGGCCAAAGACGGCGCGCGGCTGGATCGCCGCCAATGCGGAGAAGGCCACCGTCTGCTTTAAAAACGATCGCCGGGATATGGAACCAGTCTTGCCCATCACTTCCTCATCAGACGCAGAAAACGGCCGGCGCGTCACCTTTAAATTGCCGGTTGGCCCATCTCACCATTGGAAGAGAAAGGCCTTAAGTGCCACTTAAGGCGGAGGGAGAACTGAGGCGATCCGATAACCTCCGGGAGGGCGTGCTACCCTCACTTCAACCCATGCCATCGCAGACCGCACCGCCAGCCGTCCACGCCGAATTGCCTCGTGTACTTGAAGCATCGCATGCCACAGCGCTGGTGATCGGCATCATCATCGGCTCAGGTATCTTTCTTGTACCGTCCGAGATGATGCGGGCCGTGGGCTCCTCGGCGATGGTGTACGTAGTCTGGATCGTCGGCGGCATCCTCTCACTCTTCGGAGCCATGACCTACGCGGAGATCTCCGCGACCCGCCCGCGCTACGGCGGCGAATACGCCTATCTGCGCGAGGCCTACGGCGACCTGACCGGCTTCGTCTTCATGTGGACGCAGGTGACAATCGCAAAGCCCTCGTCGATCGCATCGATTGCAAGCGGCGTTGTACGTGTGCTGGGAAACTTTGCCGTCTTCCACTTCTTCACCCAGCCGGTCTTTCCACACGTGGTTTGGGGACAGCTTGCCGCCATTGCCTTCACCTGGCTGATTACCGGCTTGAACATTCTTGGCACGCGCAAAGCGGGAAATACGCAGCGGCTGCTGCTCATCATGAAGGTCTTCCTGGTGCTTGGAGTTGTCGGCATCTGCTTCTTTGGCGGCCACGGCAGCGTTGCCAACTTCCATACTTCGTTCAGCGGAGCGCGCGGCGGCTTCTCCGGCTTCATGGTCGCTTTGATTGCGGCGTTGTGGGCCTATGACGGGTGGTCCGATGTCACGCACACCGCGGGCGAGATCAAGAATCCGAGCCGTTCACTGCCCTTCGCTCTTATCGCCGGAGTTGCCATCGTCGGCGTGCTGTACATGCTGACCAACGCAGCAATCCAATTCGTGCTGCCTGCGCTGGCGATTGCTCATGCCGATCGTCCTGCTGTAGCCGCCATGCTTACCAGCGCTCCGCCGATCGCGGCGACAATCTTCTCTGCCGTGCTGGCCGTCGGATACGGAAGCACCTTTATCGGATCATAATTGACCGGCGCACGTATCCCCTTCGCGGCGGCGCGCGATGGCCTGTTCTTCCGCTGGCTGGCATGGGTGCATCCGCGATTCAAAACGCCGGCCGCTGCGCTGATCTTGCAGGCGGTGCTGTGCAGCATTCTTCTGCTGCTGATCAACACCTTCCAGGGATTGTTTTCGCTGGCTATCTTTTCGGAGTGGCTGTTCTACGCGGCAGTGACGGCTTCAGTCTTTGTCTTCCGCAAGCGAGAACCGGATGCCCCGCGGCCCTATTCGGTAAACGGATACCCAGTGGTACCGGCGGTCTTTGTACTATGCGCGATTGTGCTGCTGGTGTTTTCAATCGTCGATCAGCCACGGAACTCTGGCATCGGAGCGGTGATTATCGCCTGCGGTGTTCCGCTGTATTACCTGCTCAAGCGTTTGGGCGTGTTGCGGCCTGCGGGAATCTCGCCATCAAGTGAAACGCTATAAATTCTGTAAAATCCGAGATCGGTATTTAGGGTGTATCAACAAATTCGTGGGTGCCCACCTCCATTGGGGACATGAACACCCAGATACGACTGTTCTACAACACTTCCTGCGCCAGCATCTCGTCCACCGTCTCGCGGCGGCGGATACGCTTTGCTTTACCGTTACGGACCAGCACTTCGGCGACGCGAGAGCGGGTGTTGTAGTTCGAGGCCAGCGACATGCCGTACGCTCCGGCATCGAGTAGGGCGACCAAATCTCCAGACTTGACCGCGGGCAGCTCACGATCACGGGCGAAGAAGTCTCCCGACTCACAGACCGGGCCAACGATGTCGGCAACAATGGTCTTCTTCGAACTCGACTGTTTCACCGGCACGATCTCGTGGTGTGCCTGGTAAAGCGCCGGACGGATCAGATCATTCATCGCGGCATCCGTAATCACGAAGGTTTTGGTGCCGTTGACCTTGGTATAGAGCACACGCGAAAGCAGTGTTCCTGCCTGGGCGACGAAGAAGCGGCCGGGTTCGAGCAGCAGATGCACATCGAGACCACCCATAGCCTTCTTCAGCGCATTCGCATACTCGTGCACCTTGGCCGCAGGATCGAAGTTGCCGGTGCCGTACTCAATGCCGAGGCCGCCGCCCGCATCGACGTAGCGGATATTGAGACCATCCTTTCGGAGCTGCTTCACCAGGTCCACGACACGGGCAAGGGCTGCGCCAAATGGCTCCGTCGAACGAATCTGCGACCCGATGTGAACAGACACACCCACCGGTTCAAGCCATTGCTCCTTTGCAGCACGGCGATAGACCTTGCGGGCGATACGGATGTCAATGCCGAACTTGTGTTCGCGCAGACCGGTGGAGATGTAGGGATGCGTCTCTGCAAAAACATCCGGATTCACGCGCAGAGCGATCCGCGCCTTCTTCTTCAGCTTCGCGGCTCGTTCCGCCAGCAGCTCAAGCTCGGCCTCGCTCTCGACGTTGAACATCAAGATGCCGGCCTTGAGAGCAAGATCCATCTCGGCGGCCTGCTTCCCAACACCGGAGAAGACCACGCGCTTGGCGGCATCGTTCGAGACACGCAAAACGCGCTCCAGCTCTCCGCCGGAGACGATATCGAAGCCTGTGCCGGACTGTGCCAGCAGCTTGAGAATCGCCAACGAAGAGTTCGCCTTTACCGCATAGCAGACCGTATGATCGACGCCGGCAAACTCACGGGCGAAGAGGTTCCGGCGCTCCAGGATCTGGTCGCCGGAGTAGACATAGAGCGGCGTTCCAAACTTCTGGGCGAGACCCTCCAGGGCGACGCCGCTGCAGGCGAGCGAACGCCCCTGGTAGGCAAAGGGACGGGCTTGATTCGTGGATTGTGTGTTGGTCGACTTCGGGGAGACAGCGTTTACCTTGGCCTTCACTTCGCTCACGGAACTCTCGTCGGCGGCCCTGCGGGCAGCGCGTAACTTTCTTCTGGAATTGCTATCCACAGGATGATGTACGCCACAACGCCAGTGCCACAGAGGACGACGGCAAGCAGCCAGGCCACGCGGACCATGCTGACATCCCAACCATAGCGGCGGGCGATGCCGAGACAGACACCGGCGACAACGCGGTTGGCACGCGGACGGGTAATGCCGTCAAAGTTGACGGGCGGGTTCGCGGCCGCAACATCACCGAAAGAGGCGACAGACGCACCGCAGGCAGAACAGAAGCTGGCCCCGGCGTTTACTTGCTTTCCGCATCGAGAACAGTACATGGTTACACTCCCATGGAAGAATTCCATTGTTTCATACGCTGCACGCTCTCTCTTCGTTCCATCAAAGCAGAAGGCCCGGCATTAGCCGGGCCTTCTGCTTTGTGAATCAGGGGAGGGCATCCTTTAGTAGCGGTAGTAACCGCGATAGTACGGACGGTAGTACGGGCGGTAATAGCCGCCGCCGTAGTAGTACGGTCCAGGTCCGCCAACAACCACCGCTCCGTAGGGATACGCATACGGATAGGGGTAGGGGTAACCATAAGGACGTGGCCCCATGGTCGGCGGTCCGCCGGCGGGTCCGGCTCCGTAGGCCAGGCGGTTGAGTTCCTGCTGGTCAACGGTCGCGACCGTTACTGGCTGCGAGACGCGGAAGCTGAGTACAGCCTCTCCAGGAACCCAGACGTTTCCGCTGGGGGTTGCGGCTGCCGCTCCCAGGCCAACGCCGCCCCCGACGCCGGCTCCGATAGCTGCTCCGGCTCCGCCGCCGGCAACGCCACCGATAATGGCACCGATAGCTGCTCCGCCAAGGGTGCTGTTCACGCTGGTGACGGCCTTGTCGCCACCGTTACGTGTCCACGGTTCGGAGGCGAGTGCGAACTCCTGTCCGCCAAGCGAGACTCCGGTAAGTTGCAGCGAGAGCGATCCGCGGCCCTTGAGGGTTCCGGCATTCGACACATTCGCAACCTGACCGTGGACGGTGGCTCCGCGCGGGATAGCAATCGCCCCATCGGCGACGATGTCCGCGACAACCGTTCCGTCAAAGCTCATGCCCGGCTGGGCATTGTGGCTGTCGAGCGGCTGGTTGATACGGACGGAGAGAACGGTTCCCGCAGGCACTGTGACCATACGGCCTGCCTGCTGGCCTCCACCCTGATAAGGCTGCTGCTGGTTAGGGTAGTTGCCCTGGGCCTGCTGCGGCGGAGCTCCAGGATACGGATACGGACCGTAGACACGGCGCTGGTACGGTCCGCGGGGAGCTGGATATCCCGGCTGTGCCTGGGGATACTGGGGCTGCTGGTCCGGCTGGGCTTGCTGATTCGGCTGGGCCGGGGGGGCGGCCTGCGGATCCATTGGCTGCTGGTTCTGAGCCTGCTGGTCAGCAGTAACGGGGGGATACTGCTGCGGCTGGGCCTGACCTGGCTCGTTCTGCGCTTCAGCAATAGCCGCCACGCCGGCATCTTCTGGATTCGGAGCTGCGGCCGTGTTGGCCGGAACCGCTCCGAGGGCGAGT
This genomic window from Terriglobus albidus contains:
- a CDS encoding metallophosphoesterase, producing the protein MGKTGSISRRSFLKQTVAFSALAAIQPRAVFGQLPSPAPDRNAAHMLMLGDWGTDKYLEQQVATANGMKSYVDVRQIHPESLFMLGDNWYGTLSDDSPRWQSQFEQMYPKSHFPGPAYAVLGNHDYEYKIGNKVEMELRYASRHEGTRWYMPSRWYTFTWPQEKPIVTFICLDSNLPGTKSDPWPWSFTMKREHRDEQEAWFKQELAKPRTTPFVAVVAHHPLFSNGIHKDNHLLIKRWDDLLRDAKVDFYLTGHDHDLQHLEFAGHPTSFVISGGGGAELVDWTTDPKKRGPWGSKVLGFTDFEAKDDAIIVRLLDQNAKELHSFRRHVGGAVEVLTPFAG
- the lysA gene encoding diaminopimelate decarboxylase, yielding MKAKVNAVSPKSTNTQSTNQARPFAYQGRSLACSGVALEGLAQKFGTPLYVYSGDQILERRNLFAREFAGVDHTVCYAVKANSSLAILKLLAQSGTGFDIVSGGELERVLRVSNDAAKRVVFSGVGKQAAEMDLALKAGILMFNVESEAELELLAERAAKLKKKARIALRVNPDVFAETHPYISTGLREHKFGIDIRIARKVYRRAAKEQWLEPVGVSVHIGSQIRSTEPFGAALARVVDLVKQLRKDGLNIRYVDAGGGLGIEYGTGNFDPAAKVHEYANALKKAMGGLDVHLLLEPGRFFVAQAGTLLSRVLYTKVNGTKTFVITDAAMNDLIRPALYQAHHEIVPVKQSSSKKTIVADIVGPVCESGDFFARDRELPAVKSGDLVALLDAGAYGMSLASNYNTRSRVAEVLVRNGKAKRIRRRETVDEMLAQEVL
- a CDS encoding PspC domain-containing protein, translated to MYCSRCGKQVNAGASFCSACGASVASFGDVAAANPPVNFDGITRPRANRVVAGVCLGIARRYGWDVSMVRVAWLLAVVLCGTGVVAYIILWIAIPEESYALPAGPPTRVP
- a CDS encoding polymer-forming cytoskeletal protein; translated protein: MYWKTFTHAVLAAALVASASAQAKKSTVSDAQIQADVLKRLAADASLQNQDIQASVAFGTVTLTGTVTDDNARHAAEQAAAQTSGVTKVVDELALGAVPANTAAAPNPEDAGVAAIAEAQNEPGQAQPQQYPPVTADQQAQNQQPMDPQAAPPAQPNQQAQPDQQPQYPQAQPGYPAPRGPYQRRVYGPYPYPGAPPQQAQGNYPNQQQPYQGGGQQAGRMVTVPAGTVLSVRINQPLDSHNAQPGMSFDGTVVADIVADGAIAIPRGATVHGQVANVSNAGTLKGRGSLSLQLTGVSLGGQEFALASEPWTRNGGDKAVTSVNSTLGGAAIGAIIGGVAGGGAGAAIGAGVGGGVGLGAAAATPSGNVWVPGEAVLSFRVSQPVTVATVDQQELNRLAYGAGPAGGPPTMGPRPYGYPYPYPYAYPYGAVVVGGPGPYYYGGGYYRPYYRPYYRGYYRY